In the Malus domestica chromosome 16, GDT2T_hap1 genome, one interval contains:
- the LOC139193149 gene encoding uncharacterized protein, with translation MDFFIHLRTAKKVWEEVAQTYYDGFDISQIYELKVKSFRLHQEGRPIGVYYADLKVVWQDQRRPNKMECALDLKTLREEVQLDRVYAFLAGLDDIFDKVCSDTLRTQPLPSVDKVFLVVRQEAQRHATMMGGSAAGNQGRTPPMAIVSQPHSSSWPYGPSSSTDSRPFTRENKDDLKCTFCGKTRHTEDTCFLKHGVPEWFSELKKKLRAKELAANGASGSVHPWPLQQLERKMSCLLKEIQDIQTKEIIEHDTKRKGLYYMDDVVPGRANAVRASRSLVVTLSMVAVQYSSVVKALRTDNGGEYVNSESSNFFRDQGIIHETTCLYTPQQNGVAERKNSHSFETALALLIGGSVPKSFWPDAITYAVYVINCMSSRVVEFCTPLQVLTEHVPVVCTNTLTPQMFGCVSYVHIHKIHHSKLDPCAIRCVFVGFVSYQTGYKCYHPVMVSGGVHGAAMPSNVVDARSPSAKPVASGQQLLTEPATSGLQLLTEEEAASPCVSAAKEECSDGQPTIAEASSPLFSSTVPLSNTYSLDIPEVSTRDTHVPNDVISTYKLPPR, from the exons ATGGATTTTTTCATTCATCTTCGTACTGCTAAAAAAGTATGGGAAGAAGTTGCCCAGACGTACTATGATGGATTTGATATCTCTCAGATTTATGAGTTAAAGGTGAAGTCATTCCGACTTCACCAAGAAGGGCGGCCTATTGGTGTATACTATGCCGATCTTAAAGTTGTCTGGCAAGATCAAAGAAGACCAAACAAGATGGAGTGTGCTCTTGACTTGAAGACACTTCGAGAAGAAGTTCAACTAGACCGTGTGTATGCTTTTTTAGCGGGACTTGATGATATTTTTGACAAGGTCTGTAGTGATACTTTGAGAACTCAGCCTCTACCATCTGTGGATAAAGTGTTTTTAGTAGTTAGgcaggaagctcaacgccatgCTACTATGATGGGAGGTAGTGCCGCTGGAAACCAAGGAAGAACCCCACCTATGGCTATAGTGTCACAACCTCATTCTTCTAGCTGGCCCTATGGCCCATCTTCATCAACTGATTCTCGCCCATTTACTcgagaaaataaagatgatttGAAGTGTACCTTTTGTGGGAAAACCCGTCATACGGAAGATACATGTTTTTTAAAACATGGAGTACCTGAATGGTTCTcggaattgaagaagaaattgcGTGCTAAAGAGCTGGCCGCTAACGGAGCTAGTGGAAGTGTCCACCCATGGCCGCTGCAGCAACTGGAAAGAAAGATGTCATGCCTACTCAAGGAGATCCAA GATATTCAGACCAAGGAGATAATTGAGCATGACACTAAGAGAAAGGGGTTATACTATATGGATGATGTCGTTCCTGGCAGAGCTAATGCAGTTCGAGCCTCTCGAAGTTTGGTTGTTACATTGTCG ATGGTGGCTGTTCAATATTCCTCTGTTGTTAAGGCTCTTCGTACTGATAATGGGGGAGAATATGTTAACTCTGAGTCATCTAATTTTTTCCGTGACCAAGGAATTATTCATGAGACAACATGTTTGTAcaccccacaacaaaatggggtagCTGAGAGAAAAAACAGTCATAGTTTTGAAACTGCTCTTGCATTGCTTATTGGTGGGTCCGTGCCCAAGAGTTTTTGGCCAGATGCCATCACTTATGCCGTGTATGTTATAAATTGCATGTCATCCCGGGTTGTAGAATTTTGTACTCCACTCCAAGTGTTGACGGAACATGTTCCAGTTGTTTGTACCAATACTCTCACTCCTCAAATGTTTGGATGTGTTTCTTATGTTCATATTCACAAGATTCATCATAGTAAATTGGATCCTTGTGCTATTCGGTGTGTCTTTGTGGGTTTTGTATCCTACCAGACTGGTTACAAGTGTTACCACCCT GTGATGGTTTCAGGAGGAGTGCACGGTGCTGCTATGCCGAGTAATGTAGTTGATGCTCGATCTCCTTCTGCAAAACCTGTTGCGAGTGGTCAGCAGCTTCTCACTGAACCTGCTACAAGTGGTCTGCAGCTTCTCACCGAAGAAGAGGCTGCCAGTCCATGTGTCAGTGCTGCCAAAGAGGAGTGCAGTGATGGTCAACCCACTATTGCCGAAGCTTCCTCCCCTC